The sequence ATGTTCACGCCTATCTTCCAGCACTTGTTCCGTAAAATCACTACCGCGGTAGCGCGGCATCTGCTCCAACTTATCGCCTAGTTCATCCAGTTGGGCAAGCGTCGCTTGCAACTGCGTCTCTTCGGCTTCAAATATGGACATCGTATCACTCCTCATAAAAGTTCTTCTCTATTGTCGCGAAAAACGAAAAAAAAGAATAGACTTTTTCTTTTCGTTTTGGTAAGCTTTATATAGTTCAAGTGCCAAAAATAAATATCCCATTATATGGAAACCTTCACCAAAGATTCGCTCTTTTGGTGAAGGTTTTTTGTATGTTGTCTGATGATCTTCCATTGTTTTTTAAAGCACGTTTACAATAAAAACATTGATTCTATAAAATCCGTGTTTGCTTTTCCTCTATAATAAAATGGGGTTTGTTTGTAAAAAGATCGATCGATTAGGAGGCTGATACCAGACATAACAGGACTTTTGCCGTATTCTTGTCGAACAGCGATTGAACAACTAAAAAGTGGCTTTACGACTCTTACTTCAGCTTTCTGATTGATACAATCGCACTCGTTGTCGAAAAAACGATTCTTGACGGTTTCACAAACAAATTCTACAATTATCGAGAAAGCTACATTTTTAACGAATAATTAGGGGGACAATCACATTGAAAAAGAAAGTTTTTGGCTCGTCACTTGTAGCTGTTACTGCCCTTGTTCTTGCCGCGTGCGGCGGAAATGACACGAACGCAGGTAACGGAGGCGACAGTGAGGACGGCTATTCGCCAACAGATGTTCTAAAAGTGCAATTTGTTCCATCACAAAACGCTGAAAATCTTGATGTGATTGCAGCGCCGCTAGAAGAGCTGCTCTCAGAAAGGCTAGATATTGACGTAGAGGTGTCTGTGTCGACAGACTATCCATCTGTTGTAACAGCGATGGGTTCAAAAACGATTGATGTCGGTTTCTTGCCGCCAAATGCCTATGTAACAGCCAATGAAGAAGGCTATGCAGATGTACTGCTCCAATCGTTGCGCTATGGTGTAAATGAAGAGGACGGATCGCCAACGGACGAGCTAGTTGGCTCGTACAAATCTCAATTTGTCGTGATGGCAGACTCTGATATCGAGTCGCTTGAAGATTTAGAAGGCAAAACAATCGCTTTCCAAGGCGCCACTTCCTCAGCAGGATATGTATGGCCAGCAGCTTCTTTGCTTGACGCAGGCATTGACCCGCAAAATGACGTAAATGGCGTCGAATTTCAAGGGCACGATGCTGCGCTTATTGCGCTTCTTAATGGTGAA is a genomic window of Shouchella clausii containing:
- the phnD gene encoding phosphate/phosphite/phosphonate ABC transporter substrate-binding protein; this translates as MKKKVFGSSLVAVTALVLAACGGNDTNAGNGGDSEDGYSPTDVLKVQFVPSQNAENLDVIAAPLEELLSERLDIDVEVSVSTDYPSVVTAMGSKTIDVGFLPPNAYVTANEEGYADVLLQSLRYGVNEEDGSPTDELVGSYKSQFVVMADSDIESLEDLEGKTIAFQGATSSAGYVWPAASLLDAGIDPQNDVNGVEFQGHDAALIALLNGEVDAAVTFQDARNTIKEEFPDVWEQTRVVALTEDIPNDTVSVRSDLSQEWRDKIADAFIDIGEDPEGRQIIFDIYSHEGYERSEDSNFDIVRDYAERIQQP